In one Arenibacter antarcticus genomic region, the following are encoded:
- a CDS encoding universal stress protein, with product MKRIVLPTDFSENAFNAIKYALQLFKDEECTFYLLNTYSPAAYQSEYILFSPGQIGLGDVYQVNSTTRLEKLKLRLENDFKNPKHHFILRSAFSQLVDEIVQTVAKENADLVIMGTHGATGAQEIFMGTNTVHLIKSANFPVIAVPARYDYVPPKEILFPTDYEVSYCEDQLKALLQLQQLHQSHVEVVHISRGYELAENQLKNKQKLEVIMKNTSHLFHNLPDQGVIEGINNFQLNRKLNLLVMIQNKHTFLERLFIEPVIKKIGLHVSIPFMVLQG from the coding sequence ATGAAACGAATTGTATTGCCTACCGATTTTTCGGAGAATGCTTTTAATGCTATAAAGTACGCCCTTCAGCTTTTTAAGGATGAGGAGTGTACTTTTTATCTATTGAATACGTATTCTCCAGCAGCCTATCAGTCGGAATATATTTTGTTTAGCCCTGGACAAATTGGATTGGGAGATGTATATCAGGTTAATTCCACGACCCGTTTGGAGAAGTTAAAGTTGCGTCTAGAAAATGATTTTAAAAACCCTAAGCACCATTTCATACTGCGCTCGGCCTTTAGCCAGCTTGTAGATGAAATTGTACAGACCGTTGCCAAGGAAAATGCAGACCTAGTAATTATGGGAACCCATGGGGCTACGGGGGCACAAGAAATTTTTATGGGCACCAATACCGTTCACCTGATCAAGAGCGCGAATTTTCCAGTTATTGCCGTGCCTGCGCGATACGATTATGTGCCACCTAAGGAAATTTTATTTCCAACAGATTATGAGGTTTCCTATTGTGAAGATCAATTAAAAGCATTGTTGCAGTTGCAACAATTACACCAGTCCCATGTAGAAGTGGTGCATATTTCCAGGGGTTATGAGCTGGCTGAAAACCAATTAAAAAACAAACAAAAATTGGAGGTTATAATGAAAAACACCTCCCATCTGTTTCACAACCTGCCCGATCAAGGGGTTATTGAAGGCATAAATAATTTTCAATTGAATAGAAAATTAAACCTGTTGGTGATGATCCAAAATAAGCATACTTTTTTGGAGCGACTATTTATTGAGCCAGTTATTAAAAAGATTGGGCTTCATGTGAGTATCCCATTTATGGTGCTGCAGGGCTAA
- a CDS encoding universal stress protein → MRKVLVPTDFSENAFNALKYACQVFKYEKCEFFIVHTYADEVYRKAAEMAQDHVDELKEATLRKSDKSMKRVLKDLKEYSPNPHHKLKEITIFGDLVDEVNDLVNQENIDIVVMGTRGATNDSRLTFGSNTLHLLKYVHCPVLAIPEGYEYHPPKEILFPTNFLVQNRRRELKLLCDMTGSFRSTVHILHIDPITNLSWRQQDNKEFLKNCMRKPKLTFETTLEKDKTTAITKYIVHHAINMLVLVNSRHSYMEDMLYLSTIDKIGLHIKIPFMVLQNVSR, encoded by the coding sequence ATGAGAAAAGTTTTAGTGCCCACAGATTTTTCGGAAAATGCCTTCAACGCACTAAAATATGCCTGTCAGGTATTTAAGTATGAAAAATGTGAATTTTTTATTGTTCATACCTATGCGGATGAAGTCTATAGGAAAGCAGCAGAAATGGCCCAAGACCATGTAGACGAATTAAAGGAAGCAACTCTTCGGAAATCTGATAAGTCGATGAAACGAGTTTTAAAGGACTTAAAGGAATATTCTCCAAATCCACATCATAAATTAAAGGAAATCACAATTTTTGGTGACCTTGTGGACGAGGTAAATGACCTTGTTAACCAAGAAAATATCGATATTGTTGTTATGGGTACCCGTGGCGCTACCAATGATAGTAGGCTGACTTTCGGCAGTAATACCCTGCATCTTCTAAAATACGTTCATTGCCCTGTGCTTGCCATCCCAGAGGGGTATGAATATCATCCTCCCAAAGAAATACTTTTTCCTACCAATTTTTTGGTGCAAAATAGACGAAGGGAACTAAAATTGCTGTGTGATATGACGGGGTCTTTCCGCTCTACGGTACATATATTGCACATAGATCCGATTACAAATTTATCCTGGCGACAGCAAGACAATAAGGAATTTTTGAAAAATTGCATGCGAAAGCCCAAACTCACCTTTGAGACTACTTTGGAAAAGGACAAAACTACCGCTATCACTAAATACATTGTCCATCACGCCATTAATATGTTAGTTTTGGTGAATTCCAGACACTCCTATATGGAGGATATGTTATATTTATCTACGATTGATAAAATAGGGTTGCATATCAAGATCCCTTTTATGGTGCTTCAAAACGTATCCAGATAA
- a CDS encoding universal stress protein — protein sequence MMNTVFYATDRSEREVPVLKFAYNLSREMGAKLIVLYVHKMEPLRVSVSRPLEQIAYHVIQEQKEILKAYCEKHIGSGLDPANIVLEVVQRDSITNAILEASKEFKSDLILIGRKDKHSERGLLVGDIGKELQDKVSCPLLIIPNTKFSKAIDTILYATDFEEADILAIKTLVPMAKLLKSKIEIIHISTEKEYAGKEQMEWFKEMLEQQVDYENIGFQLIFSDAIEEKLKTFSDEIGADILVLLERKEKGFFQKIFHKSLVKKMESHISIPLMSFNEVNL from the coding sequence ATGATGAATACTGTATTTTATGCTACTGATAGATCGGAGAGAGAGGTTCCGGTATTAAAATTCGCTTATAATCTTAGTAGGGAGATGGGAGCCAAACTCATTGTTTTATATGTGCATAAAATGGAGCCTCTAAGGGTTTCGGTCAGCCGTCCGTTAGAACAGATAGCGTATCATGTGATCCAAGAACAAAAGGAGATCCTTAAAGCTTATTGTGAAAAACATATCGGTTCAGGTTTAGACCCTGCAAACATTGTATTGGAAGTGGTTCAGAGAGACTCCATTACCAATGCAATATTAGAGGCATCCAAAGAATTTAAATCAGATTTAATTTTAATAGGTAGAAAGGACAAGCATTCAGAACGTGGTTTATTAGTAGGTGATATAGGAAAGGAGCTTCAAGATAAAGTAAGCTGTCCGCTGTTGATCATTCCCAACACTAAGTTTTCAAAAGCGATTGATACTATTCTGTATGCCACTGATTTTGAGGAAGCAGATATCTTGGCCATTAAAACATTGGTACCCATGGCCAAATTGCTAAAATCGAAAATAGAAATCATTCATATTTCTACGGAAAAGGAATACGCTGGAAAAGAACAAATGGAGTGGTTTAAAGAAATGTTGGAACAGCAGGTAGATTATGAAAATATAGGCTTTCAACTTATTTTCTCTGATGCTATTGAAGAAAAACTCAAGACGTTTTCCGATGAGATCGGAGCAGATATACTGGTCTTATTGGAAAGGAAGGAAAAAGGATTCTTTCAGAAAATATTTCATAAAAGCTTGGTAAAAAAAATGGAATCACATATCTCCATTCCGTTGATGAGTTTTAATGAGGTTAACCTTTAA
- a CDS encoding response regulator, translated as MKRVLIIEDDSVLRENTAELLELSYFQVYTASNGSKGLLLAKQHLPDLIICDIMMPELDGYGVLMALSQEETTKQIPFVFLSAKTERQDIRKGMDLGADDYITKPFTESELLGAINSRLARMAIVRENSGLGRSVTEVGSLGMQTINQLKNYIVDEGRTYEFVLGDVIYKEGSNSNLIYLVLNGVVKTHRLDEWGKELITEIYKADDFFGFTCFSKNLTYQEFATAMGEVRLVGLGKDEFKVVLEENPQLTMELMAILTENLSETKEQLLEMAYGSVRKKTATTILKFANKLEKDSQGRLHILRSDLASVAGMATETLIRTLSSFKKEGLIRIENKNIQILDMEGLSKVN; from the coding sequence ATGAAACGAGTGTTGATCATAGAGGACGATTCGGTTTTGCGGGAGAATACGGCCGAGCTTTTAGAATTGAGCTATTTCCAGGTGTATACCGCCTCCAACGGGAGTAAGGGATTACTGCTGGCCAAACAACATTTGCCAGATTTAATCATCTGTGATATTATGATGCCCGAATTGGATGGATATGGGGTGCTAATGGCGTTATCCCAAGAAGAAACAACCAAGCAAATTCCCTTTGTTTTTCTTTCTGCCAAGACCGAAAGGCAGGATATTCGTAAGGGTATGGACCTAGGAGCAGACGATTATATTACCAAACCCTTTACAGAATCCGAACTATTGGGAGCTATTAATAGTAGGTTAGCAAGAATGGCAATTGTTAGGGAAAATAGTGGTTTGGGTAGATCCGTTACTGAAGTTGGCAGTTTGGGGATGCAGACCATTAATCAACTTAAAAATTATATAGTAGATGAGGGACGTACCTATGAATTTGTCCTTGGGGATGTTATTTACAAGGAAGGAAGTAACTCCAACCTTATTTATTTGGTTCTTAATGGAGTTGTTAAAACCCATAGATTGGATGAATGGGGCAAGGAATTGATTACCGAAATTTATAAAGCCGATGATTTTTTTGGTTTCACCTGTTTTAGCAAAAATCTTACGTATCAGGAATTTGCAACGGCAATGGGAGAAGTAAGATTGGTAGGGCTGGGAAAAGATGAATTTAAAGTCGTGCTCGAAGAAAATCCCCAGTTAACGATGGAGCTCATGGCAATATTGACAGAAAATCTATCTGAGACCAAGGAACAATTATTGGAAATGGCATACGGGTCTGTGAGAAAAAAAACGGCAACTACAATATTGAAATTTGCCAATAAGCTTGAAAAGGACTCCCAGGGGAGATTACATATTCTGCGGAGCGATCTGGCCAGTGTTGCTGGTATGGCAACGGAGACATTAATTAGGACGTTGTCTAGTTTTAAAAAAGAAGGTTTAATTCGAATAGAGAATAAAAACATCCAAATTCTAGATATGGAAGGCCTTAGTAAGGTAAATTAA
- a CDS encoding universal stress protein: MKNILVPTDFSENSFNAVKYGLELFQEHRCTFYMLHVNPVPSYSGTESNLKSSIANFQDALLSDSREQLKKLIKRIEESAPNSNHTYVPIAVYDYFVDTVKREVQNKNIQLIIMGTKGATGFKKVAIGSNTGDIITKVKCPLLAIPEKAKFSKPKEIAFPTDYHIGYDINVLDNLLEMAEINKSALSILHISKKGEELSQEQLTNKEFLSDYFKDVAHSFHSLTGAKLETAVQCFTESREIDMIAMVAKNLNFFQRILFRPAVEEISYHTKVPFLVLHE; this comes from the coding sequence ATGAAAAATATTTTAGTTCCTACAGATTTTTCCGAAAATTCCTTTAATGCGGTGAAATATGGGTTGGAGCTGTTCCAAGAACACAGATGTACCTTTTATATGTTACACGTTAATCCCGTGCCTAGTTATTCTGGTACAGAATCCAATTTAAAATCCTCCATAGCTAATTTTCAGGATGCTTTGTTATCCGATAGTCGCGAGCAATTAAAGAAACTGATCAAAAGAATTGAAGAGTCTGCTCCAAATTCCAACCATACTTATGTGCCCATCGCAGTTTATGATTATTTTGTTGACACGGTAAAGCGAGAGGTTCAAAATAAGAATATCCAACTAATAATTATGGGGACCAAGGGGGCCACAGGATTTAAAAAAGTGGCCATAGGGAGCAATACTGGAGATATTATTACCAAGGTAAAATGTCCGTTATTGGCGATTCCTGAAAAAGCTAAATTTAGTAAGCCCAAGGAAATTGCCTTTCCAACCGATTACCATATTGGGTACGACATAAATGTTTTGGACAACCTTTTGGAAATGGCGGAAATCAATAAGTCTGCCCTAAGTATACTTCATATTTCTAAAAAAGGGGAGGAGTTAAGTCAGGAGCAATTGACTAATAAAGAGTTTCTGAGTGACTATTTTAAAGATGTAGCGCATAGTTTTCACTCACTAACAGGTGCGAAATTGGAAACGGCGGTTCAATGTTTTACAGAGAGTAGAGAAATTGATATGATTGCTATGGTGGCCAAGAATTTGAATTTTTTTCAAAGAATTTTGTTCAGGCCTGCAGTAGAAGAGATAAGTTATCATACCAAAGTTCCATTTCTGGTACTTCATGAATAG
- a CDS encoding universal stress protein, with protein sequence MPRLEFVGYISTVVNDINNMPKQILVPTDFSKNALNAINYALKLFKGQECDFYLLNVFGVSGYSLDNMMVPEPGEMAYEAAKNKSEEELQKLLRQLQFSSEHTFHTISVYNSLLDAIRHTLTNQEIDMIVMGTKGSSGAARVFFGSNTVEVMEKITTSPVLAVPENEMIVVPEEIVFPTDFLTGFKHIELQYLLEIAMLQKAVIKILHIGLESDLNKAQQENRALLESLFQEVEHTFHFRDGNKISAEIKDFIKDSGCNMLAFVNRKHGFFENIFYKPLVKEIGYQSEIPILALHDSP encoded by the coding sequence ATGCCTAGACTGGAATTTGTCGGTTACATTAGTACTGTTGTAAACGATATAAACAATATGCCTAAACAAATATTAGTACCGACGGATTTTTCTAAAAATGCCCTAAACGCCATTAATTATGCCCTAAAACTTTTTAAAGGGCAAGAGTGCGACTTCTACTTGTTGAATGTTTTTGGGGTAAGTGGATATAGTTTGGATAATATGATGGTGCCCGAGCCTGGGGAAATGGCCTATGAGGCTGCAAAAAATAAATCTGAAGAGGAGCTCCAGAAATTGTTGCGCCAATTGCAGTTTTCCTCGGAACATACCTTTCACACCATTTCGGTTTATAACTCCCTTTTAGATGCTATTAGACATACTTTAACAAATCAAGAAATAGATATGATAGTAATGGGGACTAAGGGCAGTAGCGGTGCTGCACGTGTGTTTTTTGGATCTAATACTGTTGAGGTTATGGAGAAAATAACTACAAGTCCTGTATTGGCCGTACCCGAGAATGAAATGATTGTAGTTCCTGAGGAGATAGTTTTTCCAACCGATTTTTTAACTGGTTTTAAACACATTGAATTGCAATATCTCCTAGAAATTGCCATGCTGCAAAAGGCCGTTATAAAGATCCTCCACATAGGTCTAGAATCTGATCTGAATAAGGCACAACAAGAAAATAGGGCTTTGTTGGAATCCTTATTTCAGGAAGTTGAACATACCTTCCATTTCCGAGATGGGAATAAAATCTCCGCTGAGATTAAGGATTTTATAAAAGATAGTGGGTGTAATATGCTTGCATTTGTGAATAGGAAACATGGTTTTTTTGAGAACATCTTTTATAAACCCTTAGTAAAGGAAATAGGTTATCAATCAGAAATACCCATTTTAGCGCTGCACGATTCACCTTAA
- a CDS encoding PAS domain-containing sensor histidine kinase: protein MRAFEKSKNVLKLLSEAVSEGILLVSEQQIIIGTNTRTNEMFGYGEGELKGQPLHLLIPESFHNAHDKYVEDFHKKQGQRRMAHGRTLFGKRMNGEEFPIEVGLNPFSLLGKTYVMALVIDVSEKKEQERQIRELNSRLEEKIEARTKELEKTVVKLTREIKLRENAESKIKSALHRERELNDLKTEFLSLVSHEFKTPLSGILTSATLVGKYSRDDQQDKREKHLNTIISGVHHLNGILNDFLSVERLEKGKEVYRYTDFSLSKVVNEVVYNANMLLKDGQKIIYPENIDEIDINQDERIVSLVLTNLLHNAIKYSPEETDIDIKVELLPSKIVFHIIDLGIGIPEKNQKHIFERYYRAENARLIQGTGIGLNIVKVHVENIGGAIYFKSKSGKGSVFSVEFPLEHNAG from the coding sequence ATGCGTGCATTTGAGAAAAGCAAGAATGTTTTAAAACTGTTGTCCGAGGCCGTATCCGAAGGGATTTTGTTGGTGAGTGAACAACAGATCATTATTGGGACCAACACCCGTACCAATGAAATGTTCGGTTATGGGGAGGGGGAATTAAAGGGGCAACCTTTACATCTGTTAATTCCTGAAAGTTTTCACAATGCACACGATAAATACGTGGAAGATTTTCATAAAAAACAAGGGCAAAGGAGAATGGCCCATGGGAGAACGCTTTTTGGAAAACGCATGAACGGTGAGGAATTCCCAATAGAGGTAGGCCTCAATCCGTTTTCGTTGTTGGGGAAAACGTATGTTATGGCCTTAGTCATAGATGTCTCGGAAAAAAAAGAACAGGAACGGCAGATAAGGGAACTAAATTCGCGATTGGAAGAAAAGATCGAGGCCCGTACCAAGGAATTGGAGAAAACCGTGGTTAAACTTACCAGGGAGATAAAGTTGCGGGAGAATGCGGAGTCAAAAATAAAGAGTGCACTGCATAGGGAACGGGAATTAAATGATCTTAAAACCGAATTTCTCTCTTTGGTTTCCCACGAGTTTAAGACTCCGTTGAGTGGGATACTGACATCGGCTACACTAGTAGGGAAATACAGTAGGGATGATCAGCAAGATAAACGGGAGAAACACTTAAATACAATTATTAGTGGTGTACATCATCTAAATGGTATACTAAACGATTTTTTATCTGTGGAGAGATTGGAGAAAGGGAAAGAAGTGTACAGGTATACCGATTTTTCACTAAGCAAAGTAGTGAACGAGGTAGTTTATAATGCCAATATGCTATTAAAGGACGGACAGAAAATAATTTATCCTGAAAACATTGATGAGATCGATATAAATCAGGATGAACGAATAGTTTCCTTAGTCTTGACCAATCTTTTGCACAACGCTATAAAATATTCCCCAGAGGAGACTGATATAGATATTAAAGTGGAATTGCTTCCAAGTAAAATTGTATTCCATATAATTGATCTAGGGATAGGGATTCCCGAAAAGAATCAGAAGCATATTTTTGAAAGGTATTATAGAGCAGAAAATGCACGACTTATTCAAGGGACTGGCATAGGATTGAATATTGTAAAAGTTCATGTGGAGAACATTGGTGGGGCAATTTACTTTAAAAGCAAATCAGGTAAAGGAAGTGTGTTTTCGGTAGAATTCCCCCTAGAACATAATGCAGGGTAG